From Montipora foliosa isolate CH-2021 chromosome 6, ASM3666993v2, whole genome shotgun sequence, a single genomic window includes:
- the LOC138006788 gene encoding lipid droplet-regulating VLDL assembly factor AUP1-like isoform X1, whose amino-acid sequence MALKDLFFLNRFPDGGALFLLLFYIPCGLLLAIFRFFFGLQLLVMMSILPKQSMVKKILLRVSCCILGVAVTQEGTAENYKKDQHKLVISNHVTHLDNVAIETIISSVMPFNKCDFPWLIKWVLGYKEFGDKEKENMDNGIKEYLQESSFPLLVFPEEQITNGKRGLLKFNPWGFQFSDTVLPVLISVRRPLMVQIAAHVLGSGWWQDFLWFMFVPYTHFHIRVLRPLELTSNDFGDVQKHMASALGVEATNYSSEDVVELIKQIEMLASKTVLPAPTQTSHPTAPKQEARINNASPNTRLTRMVKQVREVLPQVPSTAIAQDLSRTHCVDTTITNILEGRLSYVPEKEINHTDTCNDINRGSKAVSDEAAPTKPQTVTFSRFPEERQKLLSQRKAMMLESARRRFIGTMEKES is encoded by the exons ATGGCTTTAAAGGATCTCTTCTTTTTAAACAG gTTCCCAGATGGAGGAGCTCTGTTCCTTTTGCTCTTTTACATTCCTTGTGGACTATTACTTGCAATATTTAGATTCTTCTTTGGACTACAGCTTCTTGTTATGATGTCAATTTTACCAAAGCAATCAATGgtgaaaaa GATTCTGTTAAGAGTGTCGTGTTGTATACTTGGTGTAGCTGTCACACAAGAGGGAACTgcagaaaattacaaaaaagatCAGCATAAg CTTGTTATTAGTAATCATGTTACTCATCTGGATAATGTTGCAATTGAGACGATTATATCAAGTGTTATG CCATTCAATAAATGTGACTTTCCCTGGCTGATTAAATGGGTCTTAGGATACAAAGAATTTGGtgataaagaaaaggaaaatatgGATAATGGAATAAAAGAATATTTACAAG AATCTAGCTTTCCTCTCTTGGTATTTCCTGAGGAGCAAATCACAAACGGGAAGAGAGGTCTCTTAAAGTTCAA CCCATGGGGATTTCAGTTTAGCGACACTGTTTTGCCT GTTTTGATCTCAGTGAGACGTCCGTTAATGGTTCAAATAGCTGCT CATGTGTTAGGAAGTGGTTGGTGGCAAGATTTCTTGTGGTTCATGTTTGTACCCTACACGCATTTTCACATCAG GGTCCTTCGTCCACTAGAATTAACATCAAATGATTTTGGTGACGTTCAAAAG CATATGGCCAGTGCTCTGGGAGTCGAAGCCACAAATTATTCATCAGAAGACGTTGTGGAATTAATAAAGCAAATAGAAATGCTCGCGTCAAAGACCGTATTACCAGCACCCACCCAAACCAGTCACCCGACTGCTCCAAAGCAAGAGGCTCGGATTAACAATGCCAGTCCCAATACAAGGCTTACGCGCATGGTAAAACAAGTGAGGGAGGTGTTACCACAGGTGCCGTCGACAGCGATAGCACAAGACTTGA GTCGAACACACTGTGTGGACACAACGATAACCAATATTCTGGAAGGAAGACTCAGCTACGTACCAGAGAAAGAAATCAACCACACGGATACATGCAATGATATCAACAGAGGTTCCAAAGCAGTTTCTGATGAG GCTGCACCAACCAAACCCCAGACGGTAACATTCTCACGCTTTCCAGAGGAACGACAAAAACTACTGAGTCAACGGAAGGCCATGATGTTGGAAAGTGCAAGGAG gcgTTTTATTGGTACTATGGAGAAAGAAAGCTA G
- the LOC138006788 gene encoding lipid droplet-regulating VLDL assembly factor AUP1-like isoform X2, with amino-acid sequence MALKDLFFLNRFPDGGALFLLLFYIPCGLLLAIFRFFFGLQLLVMMSILPKQSMVKKILLRVSCCILGVAVTQEGTAENYKKDQHKLVISNHVTHLDNVAIETIISSVMPFNKCDFPWLIKWVLGYKEFGDKEKENMDNGIKEYLQESSFPLLVFPEEQITNGKRGLLKFNPWGFQFSDTVLPVLISVRRPLMVQIAAHVLGSGWWQDFLWFMFVPYTHFHIRVLRPLELTSNDFGDVQKHMASALGVEATNYSSEDVVELIKQIEMLASKTVLPAPTQTSHPTAPKQEARINNASPNTRLTRMVKQVREVLPQVPSTAIAQDLSRTHCVDTTITNILEGRLSYVPEKEINHTDTCNDINRGSKAVSDEAAPTKPQTVTFSRFPEERQKLLSQRKAMMLESARR; translated from the exons ATGGCTTTAAAGGATCTCTTCTTTTTAAACAG gTTCCCAGATGGAGGAGCTCTGTTCCTTTTGCTCTTTTACATTCCTTGTGGACTATTACTTGCAATATTTAGATTCTTCTTTGGACTACAGCTTCTTGTTATGATGTCAATTTTACCAAAGCAATCAATGgtgaaaaa GATTCTGTTAAGAGTGTCGTGTTGTATACTTGGTGTAGCTGTCACACAAGAGGGAACTgcagaaaattacaaaaaagatCAGCATAAg CTTGTTATTAGTAATCATGTTACTCATCTGGATAATGTTGCAATTGAGACGATTATATCAAGTGTTATG CCATTCAATAAATGTGACTTTCCCTGGCTGATTAAATGGGTCTTAGGATACAAAGAATTTGGtgataaagaaaaggaaaatatgGATAATGGAATAAAAGAATATTTACAAG AATCTAGCTTTCCTCTCTTGGTATTTCCTGAGGAGCAAATCACAAACGGGAAGAGAGGTCTCTTAAAGTTCAA CCCATGGGGATTTCAGTTTAGCGACACTGTTTTGCCT GTTTTGATCTCAGTGAGACGTCCGTTAATGGTTCAAATAGCTGCT CATGTGTTAGGAAGTGGTTGGTGGCAAGATTTCTTGTGGTTCATGTTTGTACCCTACACGCATTTTCACATCAG GGTCCTTCGTCCACTAGAATTAACATCAAATGATTTTGGTGACGTTCAAAAG CATATGGCCAGTGCTCTGGGAGTCGAAGCCACAAATTATTCATCAGAAGACGTTGTGGAATTAATAAAGCAAATAGAAATGCTCGCGTCAAAGACCGTATTACCAGCACCCACCCAAACCAGTCACCCGACTGCTCCAAAGCAAGAGGCTCGGATTAACAATGCCAGTCCCAATACAAGGCTTACGCGCATGGTAAAACAAGTGAGGGAGGTGTTACCACAGGTGCCGTCGACAGCGATAGCACAAGACTTGA GTCGAACACACTGTGTGGACACAACGATAACCAATATTCTGGAAGGAAGACTCAGCTACGTACCAGAGAAAGAAATCAACCACACGGATACATGCAATGATATCAACAGAGGTTCCAAAGCAGTTTCTGATGAG GCTGCACCAACCAAACCCCAGACGGTAACATTCTCACGCTTTCCAGAGGAACGACAAAAACTACTGAGTCAACGGAAGGCCATGATGTTGGAAAGTGCAAGGAGGTAA
- the LOC138006787 gene encoding uncharacterized protein — protein sequence MVDAADHDELEASRNELHGLLEKPQLAGIPVLVLGNKKVLPNVLDEKELVERLNLASIQDRETCCYSISCKEKENIDITLQWLIQHSKSRERTNLTNLRRWRTSCCDVKFSTDNSRNSTECPSVNIIVEWKNVSFDRKNDKLTKIWKPEYWKFFLKMVSQRCLKNIRRDHIVYQYPSYASIDNYEKKLVYAFVSPQTYLVMRLDRYTLFTVIRDSFRNVWVLLALSITTSMISGIIIWLLERRKNPLEFPSSFWQGFREGTWWAFVTMTTVGCVDKSPKSFLARVYSAVWMTLGIIILSTVTAEVSSGLTSKYVRQRGFFLGKEIAVPVFSKTLFERELKGASIIEKESFHGLKEHLNKGRGHEIVLHEGCDTTDETLQAVRALGSYAIGISANSGSRLRKYVREMAEKQFGSDETLMEQSTSVPQRCQNSNHKIKKGEHEKKQDFDPFQRSLWVLYILNGILVTVGIVGTAWDMIMAKKQQKRKKEAVDDSGSCRINIQEGDGNIDIAVALTED from the exons ATGGTGGATGCTGCTGATCATGATGAACTAGAAGCTTCAAGAAACGAGCTCCATGGACTGTTAGAGAAACCTCAGTTAGCTGGCATTCCAGTATTAGTTCTTGGAAACAAGAAGGTTCTGCCAAACGTATTAGATGAAAAAGAACTAGTGGAGAGATTGAATCTGGCATCTATCCAAGACAGAGAAACTTGCTGTTATTCCATTTCTTGCAAGGAAAAGGAGAACATTGATATTACGCTCCAGTGGCTAATTCAGCATTCCAAGTCACGAG AACGAACGAACCTGACCAATCTCAGAAGATGGAGGACAAGTTGCTGCGACGTAAAGTTCTCCACAGACAATTCAAGAAATAGTACAGAATGTCCATCAGTTAATATAATCGTCGAATGGAAAAATGTGAGCTTTGATCGTAAAAACGACAAACTCACTAAAATTTGGAAACCTGAATACTGGAAATTTTTCCTGAAAATGGTGTCGCAACGATGTTTAAAGAATATAAGACGGGATCATATTGTTTATCAATACCCCTCTTATGCAAGTATCGACAACTACGAAAAGAAACTGGTATATGCCTTCGTCAGCCCTCAGACATACTTGGTCATGAGGCTGGACCGCTACACTTTGTTCACAGTGATTCGTGATTCTTTTCGAAACGTGTGGGTCCTATTGGCTTTGAGCATTACAACAAGCATGATATCAGGAATTATCATATGGCTGTTGGAGCGTCGAAAAAATCCGCTGGAGTTCCCTTCATCGTTTTGGCAAGGTTTTCGTGAAGGAACTTGGTGGGCCttcgttaccatgacaactGTTGGGTGTGTGGATAAATCACCGAAGTCCTTTCTTGCCCGTGTTTACAGTGCAGTTTGGATGACCCTTGGTATAATCATCCTTTCCACCGTCACTGCTGAAGTATCATCTGGCTTAACGTCCAAATATGTAAGGCAGCGAGGCTTTTTTCTGGGAAAGGAGATTGCGGTTCCTGTTTTCAGCAAAACTCTGTTTGAAAGAGAACTCAAGGGAGCGAGTATAATAGAAAAGGAATCCTTTCATGGTCTGAAGGAACACTTGAACAAAGGGCGTGGCCATGAAATTGTTCTCCATGAAGGATGCGATACTACAGATGAAACTCTGCAGGCTGTTCGTGCATTAGGATCATATGCTATTGGAATCTCGGCCAATTCAGGATCTCGTTTGCGTAAATATGTGAGAGAGATGGCCGAAAAACAATTTGGTAGTGACGAAACGCTAATGGAACAGAGTACTTCCGTTCCTCAAAGATGCCAGAATTCGAaccataaaattaaaaaaggagAACACGAAAAGAAACAGGATTTTGATCCTTTTCAAAGAAGCCTTTGGGTTCTTTACATACTGAATGGCATTCTGGTGACTGTGGGCATTGTGGGCACCGCCTGGGATATGATAATGGCGAAAAAACAGCAGAAAAGGAAGAAAGAGGCAGTTGACGACAGTGGAAGCTGCAGAATCAATATACAAGAGGGCGATGGAAACATTGACATCGCGGTGGCACTCACAGAGGACTGA